In one window of Streptomyces griseus subsp. griseus DNA:
- a CDS encoding branched-chain amino acid aminotransferase, which produces MTTPTIELKPSSNPLSDAEREAILASPGFGRHFTDHMVTIRWTEGRGWHDAELVPYGPLSLDPANMTLHYAQEIFEGLKAYRQPDGSVASFRPDANARRFQRSAARLAMPELPVETFIAACDALVQQDKAWVPAHGGEESLYLRPFMIATEVGLGVKPANEYLFLVIASPAGAYFPGGVQPVSIWLSENRVRAVPGGVGDAKTGGNYAASLLAQAEAAEHGCAQVAYLDAVEHKWVEELGGMNLYFVYEQEDGSKKIITPSLTGSLLAGVTRDSLLKVARDLGHGSEEGRVSIDQWRDDTAKGTLTEVFACGTAAVITPVGTVKTANGEWTQGDGTPGEVTMKLRDRLLDIQRGIAEDTHGWMHPLG; this is translated from the coding sequence ATGACGACGCCCACGATCGAGCTCAAGCCCTCCTCGAACCCGCTGTCCGACGCGGAGCGCGAGGCGATCCTGGCCAGCCCCGGATTCGGCCGGCACTTCACCGACCACATGGTGACGATCCGCTGGACCGAGGGCCGCGGCTGGCACGACGCCGAGCTGGTCCCCTACGGCCCCCTGTCGCTGGACCCGGCCAACATGACCCTGCACTACGCGCAGGAGATCTTCGAGGGGCTGAAGGCCTACCGCCAGCCCGACGGCTCGGTCGCCTCGTTCCGCCCCGACGCCAACGCCCGCCGCTTCCAGCGCTCGGCCGCGCGCCTGGCCATGCCGGAGCTGCCGGTCGAGACGTTCATCGCGGCCTGCGACGCGCTGGTGCAGCAGGACAAGGCATGGGTCCCGGCGCACGGTGGCGAGGAGTCGCTGTACCTGCGCCCGTTCATGATCGCCACCGAGGTCGGCCTCGGCGTGAAGCCGGCCAACGAGTACCTCTTCCTGGTCATCGCCTCGCCCGCCGGCGCCTACTTCCCCGGCGGTGTGCAGCCCGTCTCCATCTGGCTCTCCGAGAACCGCGTCCGCGCCGTCCCCGGCGGAGTCGGCGACGCCAAGACCGGCGGCAACTACGCGGCCTCCCTGCTCGCCCAGGCCGAGGCGGCCGAGCACGGCTGCGCCCAGGTCGCCTACCTCGACGCGGTCGAGCACAAGTGGGTCGAGGAGCTCGGCGGGATGAACCTCTACTTCGTGTACGAGCAGGAGGACGGCTCCAAGAAGATCATCACGCCCTCCCTCACCGGCTCCCTCCTCGCCGGCGTCACCCGCGACTCCCTCCTCAAGGTCGCCCGCGACCTCGGTCACGGCTCCGAGGAGGGCCGCGTCTCCATCGACCAGTGGCGCGACGACACCGCGAAGGGCACCCTCACGGAGGTCTTCGCCTGCGGCACCGCCGCGGTCATCACCCCCGTCGGCACGGTGAAGACCGCGAACGGCGAGTGGACCCAGGGCGACGGCACCCCCGGCGAGGTCACCATGAAGCTGCGTGACCGCCTGCTGGACATCCAGCGCGGCATCGCCGAGGACACCCACGGCTGGATGCACCCGCTCGGCTAG
- the cimA gene encoding citramalate synthase yields MTTKGNATDDGFHVFDTTLRDGAQREGINLTVADKLTIARHLDTFGVGYIEGGWPGANPRDTEFFARAQQEIAFENAQLVAFGATRRAGGSASTDPQVQALLNSGAPVITLVAKSHDRHVELALRTTLDENLEMVRDTVSHLREQGRRVFVDCEHFFDGYRANAAYAKSVVRTAYEAGAEVVILCDTNGGMLPAQVQAVVSTVIADTGARLGIHAQDDTGCAVANTLAAVDAGATHVQCTANGYGERVGNANLFPVVAALELKYGMKVLPEGALAEMTRISHAIAEVVNLTPSTHQPYVGVSAFAHKAGLHASAIKVDPDLYQHIDPELVGNTMRMLVSDMAGRASIELKGKELGVDLGDDRALVGRVVERVKERELQGYTYEAADASFELLLRGEVEGRARRYFRTESWRAIVEDRPDGTHANEATVKLWAKGERIVATAEGNGPVNALDRALRVALERIYPQLAKLELVDYKVRILEGRTGTESTTRVLITTGDGDADWATVGVAENVIAASWQALEDAYTYGLLRAGVEPTE; encoded by the coding sequence ATGACCACCAAGGGCAACGCCACCGACGACGGTTTCCATGTCTTCGACACCACACTGCGCGACGGTGCTCAGCGTGAGGGCATCAACCTGACGGTCGCCGACAAGCTGACCATCGCCCGGCACCTGGACACCTTCGGCGTCGGGTACATCGAGGGCGGCTGGCCGGGTGCCAATCCGCGCGACACGGAGTTCTTCGCCCGGGCCCAGCAGGAGATCGCATTCGAGAACGCCCAGCTGGTGGCGTTCGGCGCGACCCGGCGGGCCGGTGGCAGCGCGTCGACGGACCCCCAGGTGCAGGCGCTCCTGAACTCCGGCGCCCCGGTGATCACGCTGGTCGCCAAGTCCCACGACCGCCATGTGGAGCTGGCCCTGCGCACCACCCTGGACGAGAACCTGGAGATGGTCCGCGACACCGTCTCCCACCTGCGCGAACAGGGCCGCCGCGTCTTCGTGGACTGCGAGCACTTCTTCGACGGCTACCGCGCCAACGCCGCGTACGCCAAGTCCGTGGTCCGTACCGCGTACGAGGCGGGCGCGGAGGTCGTCATCCTCTGCGACACCAACGGCGGCATGCTCCCCGCCCAGGTCCAGGCGGTCGTCTCCACCGTCATCGCCGACACCGGCGCCCGGCTCGGCATCCACGCCCAGGACGACACGGGCTGTGCGGTCGCCAACACCCTGGCCGCCGTGGACGCCGGCGCCACCCACGTCCAGTGCACGGCCAACGGATACGGCGAGCGGGTCGGCAACGCCAACCTCTTCCCGGTCGTCGCGGCCCTGGAGCTGAAGTACGGCATGAAGGTGCTGCCCGAGGGCGCGCTCGCCGAGATGACCCGGATCTCGCACGCGATCGCGGAGGTCGTCAACCTCACCCCTTCCACCCACCAGCCCTACGTCGGTGTCTCGGCCTTCGCCCACAAGGCCGGGCTGCACGCCTCCGCGATCAAGGTCGACCCCGATCTGTACCAGCACATCGACCCGGAGCTGGTCGGCAACACCATGCGGATGCTGGTCTCCGACATGGCGGGCCGCGCCTCCATCGAGCTGAAGGGCAAGGAGCTGGGCGTCGACCTCGGCGACGACCGAGCCCTGGTCGGCCGGGTCGTGGAGCGGGTCAAGGAGCGCGAACTCCAGGGCTACACCTACGAGGCCGCCGACGCCTCCTTCGAACTCCTGCTGCGCGGCGAGGTGGAGGGCCGGGCCCGCCGCTACTTCCGTACGGAGTCCTGGCGGGCGATCGTCGAGGACCGCCCCGACGGCACCCACGCCAACGAGGCCACCGTGAAGCTCTGGGCCAAGGGCGAGCGCATCGTCGCCACCGCCGAGGGCAACGGCCCGGTCAACGCCCTGGACCGGGCCCTGCGCGTGGCCCTGGAGCGGATCTACCCCCAGCTGGCCAAGTTGGAGCTGGTCGACTACAAGGTCCGTATCCTGGAAGGGCGTACGGGCACCGAGTCCACCACCCGGGTCCTGATCACCACGGGCGACGGCGACGCCGACTGGGCCACCGTGGGGGTCGCCGAGAACGTCATCGCCGCGTCCTGGCAGGCGCTGGAGGACGCGTACACCTACGGCCTGCTGCGCGCGGGCGTGGAGCCCACCGAGTAG
- a CDS encoding agmatine/peptidylarginine deiminase, protein MSATPAPFRMPPEWAPHERTWMAWPGPNPTFASDAELDEARRAWAAVARAVRRFEPVTMVVGPGQEEGAAALLGPGVELVVRPLDDAWMRDIGPTFVTDGRTLAAVDWTFNGWGAQGWARWESDQHIARAVAELTGTPVHSSPLVNEGGAIHVDGEGTVLLTETVQLGKERNPGWSKERVEAEIHARLGTEKAIWLPRGLTGDYGTYGTLGHVDIVAAFVRPGTVVAHVQPDPAHPDHEVSRELLAVLRAATDARGRPLEVIEVPAPTALRDEDGEWVDHSYINHYLCNGGVVLCAFDDPRDEEAAAIFRGLFPDRTVTLVDARTIFAGGGGIHCITQQQPQI, encoded by the coding sequence ATGTCCGCCACACCCGCCCCCTTCCGCATGCCCCCCGAGTGGGCCCCGCACGAGCGCACCTGGATGGCCTGGCCCGGGCCCAACCCCACCTTCGCCTCCGACGCCGAGCTGGACGAGGCCCGCCGCGCCTGGGCCGCCGTCGCCCGGGCCGTACGCCGCTTCGAGCCGGTCACGATGGTCGTCGGGCCCGGGCAGGAGGAGGGGGCCGCCGCCCTGCTCGGCCCCGGTGTGGAGCTGGTCGTCCGGCCGCTGGACGACGCCTGGATGCGGGACATCGGCCCCACCTTCGTCACCGACGGCCGCACCCTCGCCGCCGTCGACTGGACGTTCAACGGCTGGGGCGCCCAGGGCTGGGCCCGCTGGGAGAGCGACCAGCACATCGCCCGGGCCGTCGCCGAGCTGACCGGCACCCCCGTCCACAGCTCCCCGCTCGTCAACGAGGGCGGCGCGATCCACGTCGACGGCGAGGGGACCGTCCTGCTCACCGAGACCGTCCAGCTCGGCAAGGAGCGCAACCCCGGCTGGAGCAAGGAGCGGGTCGAGGCGGAGATCCACGCGCGCCTGGGCACCGAGAAGGCCATCTGGCTCCCGCGCGGGCTGACCGGCGACTACGGGACGTACGGCACGCTCGGCCATGTCGACATCGTCGCCGCCTTCGTCCGTCCGGGCACCGTCGTCGCCCATGTCCAGCCGGACCCGGCCCACCCCGACCACGAGGTCTCCCGGGAACTGCTGGCCGTGCTGCGGGCTGCCACGGATGCCAGGGGACGCCCGCTGGAGGTCATCGAGGTGCCCGCGCCCACCGCCCTGCGCGACGAGGACGGCGAGTGGGTCGACCACTCCTACATCAACCACTACCTCTGCAACGGCGGCGTGGTCCTCTGCGCCTTCGACGACCCGCGGGACGAGGAGGCCGCCGCGATCTTCCGGGGCCTGTTCCCGGACCGTACGGTGACCCTCGTCGATGCCCGTACGATCTTTGCCGGCGGTGGAGGCATCCACTGCATCACCCAGCAGCAGCCGCAGATCTGA
- a CDS encoding TetR/AcrR family transcriptional regulator, which translates to MTPAPRRTHHAAPPREDVLAAAMATIAARGLDGLTMAGLGREVGMSSGHLLYYFRTKDELLLRTLEWSENRLGAERRALLAEPCTARERLDAYIGLYLPAGHRDPHWTLWLEVWGRSQNADDEARARQAAIEGAWHRDLVALLAEGVSRGEFRAVDADRFATRLRALLDGFSVHVTVGIPGTGREQVLAQAAEFLDETLTPGSRKSDATSVTTAS; encoded by the coding sequence ATGACCCCCGCCCCCCGCCGCACCCACCACGCCGCCCCGCCCCGCGAGGACGTCCTGGCCGCCGCCATGGCCACCATCGCCGCACGCGGTCTGGACGGGCTGACCATGGCGGGGCTCGGGCGCGAGGTGGGGATGAGCAGTGGGCACCTGCTCTACTACTTCCGCACCAAGGACGAGCTGCTGCTCCGGACCCTGGAGTGGAGCGAGAACCGCCTCGGGGCCGAGCGGCGCGCCCTCCTCGCCGAACCGTGCACCGCCCGCGAGCGGCTGGACGCGTACATCGGCCTCTACCTCCCGGCCGGCCACCGCGACCCGCACTGGACGCTCTGGCTGGAGGTCTGGGGCCGCTCGCAGAACGCGGACGACGAGGCCAGGGCCCGGCAGGCGGCCATCGAGGGCGCCTGGCACCGGGACCTGGTGGCACTGCTCGCCGAGGGGGTCTCGCGGGGGGAGTTCCGGGCGGTGGACGCGGACCGGTTCGCGACCCGGCTGCGGGCGCTGCTGGACGGGTTCAGCGTGCATGTGACGGTGGGGATCCCGGGGACGGGCCGGGAACAGGTGCTGGCCCAGGCGGCGGAGTTCCTGGACGAGACGCTGACGCCGGGCTCCCGGAAGAGCGATGCGACCAGCGTCACGACCGCATCCTGA